A single genomic interval of Nerophis ophidion isolate RoL-2023_Sa linkage group LG11, RoL_Noph_v1.0, whole genome shotgun sequence harbors:
- the LOC133561682 gene encoding cornifelin homolog isoform X1 produces the protein MWQDSDSEPVGHMSNPAVTHQPGAGGYGTNIQTGEWSTGLCSCCSDLFICAFGCICPNILACYTANKYGENCCLGCLPGGITAMRTHMRLTYGIQGTICNDALMSCFCGILEVCRMAREMRIRNGEV, from the exons ATGTGGCAAGATTCAGATTCAG AACCAGTGGGCCACATGTCAAACCCAGCAGTGACCCACCAACCCGGCGCCGGCGGCTATGGGACCAACATCCAAACGGGAGAGTGGAGCACGGGCCTCTGCTCCTGCTGCAGTGATTTGTTTATTT GTGCTTTCGGATGCATCTGTCCCAACATATTGGCCTGCTACACAGCAAACAAGTACGGAGAGAACTGCTGCCTGGGCTGTCTCCCCGGGGGCATAACGGCCATGAGGACTCACATGAGGCTCACTTACGGCATCCAG GGGACCATTTGCAACGACGCCCTCATGTCCTGCTTCTGCGGGATATTAGAAGTGTGCAGGATGGCCAGAGAAATGCGCATCCGAAATGGAGAGGTTTAA
- the LOC133561682 gene encoding cornifelin homolog isoform X2: protein MSNPAVTHQPGAGGYGTNIQTGEWSTGLCSCCSDLFICAFGCICPNILACYTANKYGENCCLGCLPGGITAMRTHMRLTYGIQGTICNDALMSCFCGILEVCRMAREMRIRNGEV, encoded by the exons ATGTCAAACCCAGCAGTGACCCACCAACCCGGCGCCGGCGGCTATGGGACCAACATCCAAACGGGAGAGTGGAGCACGGGCCTCTGCTCCTGCTGCAGTGATTTGTTTATTT GTGCTTTCGGATGCATCTGTCCCAACATATTGGCCTGCTACACAGCAAACAAGTACGGAGAGAACTGCTGCCTGGGCTGTCTCCCCGGGGGCATAACGGCCATGAGGACTCACATGAGGCTCACTTACGGCATCCAG GGGACCATTTGCAACGACGCCCTCATGTCCTGCTTCTGCGGGATATTAGAAGTGTGCAGGATGGCCAGAGAAATGCGCATCCGAAATGGAGAGGTTTAA